The genomic region ATCGTGCGCACCTCCGGCGAGCAGCGGCTGTCGAACTTCCTGCTCTGGCAGGGAGCCTATGCCGAGCTCGTGTTCCTCGACGTGCTCTGGCCGGATTTCGACGCCTCGTGGTTCGCACGCGTGCTCGAGGCCTATGCGGGGCGGGAGCGTCGCTATGGCGCACGCCTCGGCTGAGCCCTCGGGGGGACAACAACACGAGCGCGGCCGCTGGGCCGACCTCCGGAAACGGGTGCTGTCCGCAGCGGTGCTCGGGCCGCTCGCCCTGCTTGCGATCTGGCTCGGTGCGGCGTGGTACACGCTGATGATCGCGACCGGTACGGCGATCCTCGCCTGGGAGTGGGTTCACCTCTGCGGCCTTCGCCTGCGCGCCTGGCCCGGGCCCGCGGTTCCGCTTGCCTTGTTCGCTGCCGGTCTCGCGGCCGTTGCCGGCGGGTACCTGCTCGCGCTGATGCTGCTGCCCGCGGGTGCCGCGCTCGCGGCCTGGGCAGCCGGGGCCGATCCGCGCCGCGCGCCTGGTGCGCCGACCCTGCGTCTCGGCGCGGGCGTCGTTTATATCGGCCTCGCCGGGATCGGGCTGATCTGGCTGCGCGGCGACACCGAGTTCGGGCGCGCGGCGGTTCTCTTCGTGGTGCTGATCGTCTGGGCCGCCGATATCGGCGCCTATCTGCTCGGCCGCCTGGTTGGCGGGCCGAGGCTCGCCCCTGCGATCAGCCCGAACAAGACATGGTCGGGAGCATTCGGCGGGCTCGCCGCCGCCGTCGGCGCCGGGATCGGCGTAGCGGCGGCCTTCGACCCGGAGGCGCGGCAACTCCAGG from Elioraea tepida harbors:
- a CDS encoding phosphatidate cytidylyltransferase, whose amino-acid sequence is MAHASAEPSGGQQHERGRWADLRKRVLSAAVLGPLALLAIWLGAAWYTLMIATGTAILAWEWVHLCGLRLRAWPGPAVPLALFAAGLAAVAGGYLLALMLLPAGAALAAWAAGADPRRAPGAPTLRLGAGVVYIGLAGIGLIWLRGDTEFGRAAVLFVVLIVWAADIGAYLLGRLVGGPRLAPAISPNKTWSGAFGGLAAAVGAGIGVAAAFDPEARQLQVAALAALLGLASIAGDLLESAIKRHFHVKDSSALIPGHGGLLDRVDGLLAAVPAACAVALAQGMTSGGERFLWT